The following coding sequences lie in one Silurus meridionalis isolate SWU-2019-XX chromosome 19, ASM1480568v1, whole genome shotgun sequence genomic window:
- the il10 gene encoding interleukin-10 — protein MLLLRFLLLSLLTALLLKTVQCSKIICRDSCCSFVEGFPVRLKALRSSYAVIQDYYEAMDDLDISLFNRTVLDHFKSPYGCSVMNDILHFYLETVLPRAISGHMSRKHFQTPIDRIGNLFQELKRELIKCNKYFTCRKPFEISSVKNSYNQMGGKGLYKAMGELDILFNYIEDYMASQRHKH, from the exons ATGCTCCTGCTTAGGTTCCTCCTGCTTTCTTTGCTGACAGCTCTGCTGCTCAAGACTGTTCAGTGCAGCAAGATCATCTGCAGAGACAGTTGCTGCTCGTTTGTTGAAGGATTTCCAGTCAGACTGAAAGCACTTCGGTCGTCATACGCTGTGATCCAAGACTACTAT GAAGCCATGGATGATCTGGACATCTCACTATTCAACAGGACAGTTCTTGACCATTTCAAA AGCCCGTACGGATGTAGTGTCATGAACGACATCCTACATTTCTACCTGGAGACCGTGTTGCCCAGGGCCATCAGCGGCCACATGAGCAGAAAACACTTTCAAACGCCAATCGACCGGATCGGAAACTTATTCCAAGAGCTCAAGAGGGAGCTGATCAAATGT AACAAGTACTTCACATGCCGGAAGCCTTTTGAAATCTCCAGTGTCAAAAATTCATATAATCAA atgggAGGAAAAGGCCTTTACAAAGCCATGGGAGAGCTGGACATTCTGTTCAACTACATTGAAGATTACATGGCATCACAGAGGCATAAACACTGA
- the il19l gene encoding interleukin 19 like produces MKTSTVYILAICAMLAGLCGSTMGRRLNLGSCMLTVHTHELRHHFQQIRDNMVTQDNHKGVRLLRGDMMKSLQATESCCFLKQLLRFYIEKVFSGYTSSQSLHQRTTSVLANSFLSMTKDLHACQAQMLCQCSQEANLKFDAIQETYDKLEVGAASVKAIGELDSLLEWLESFHNKDQKHHHHDDDSK; encoded by the exons ATGAAAACTTCCACGGTGTACATCCTGGCTATTTGCGCCATGCTGGCCGGCCTCTGCGGCTCAACCATGGGACGAAGACTCAATCTGGGTTCTTGTATGCTGACGGTTCACACACACGAGCTCAGGCATCACTTCCAGCAGATCCGTGACAACATG GTCACACAAGACAACCACAAGGGTGTACGGTTGCTGAGGGGGGACATGATGAAAAGCTTACAG GCGACAGAGAGCTGCTGCTTTCTGAAGCAACTCCTACGCTTCTACATCGAAAAGGTCTTCAGCGGCTACACAAGCAGCCAATCCCTCcatcagagaaccaccagcgtTCTGGCCAACTCGTTTCTCAGCATGACCAAGGACTTGCACGCATGT CAAGCTCAGATGCTCTGCCAGTGCAGCCAGGAAGCCAACTTGAAATTTGATGCCATCCAGGAAACCTACGACAAG ctgGAAGTCGGGGCTGCGTCGGTAAAGGCCATTGGTGAGCTGGACTCTCTGCTGGAGTGGCTCGAGAGCTTCCACAACAAAGACCAGAAGCACCACCATCATGATGATGACTCAAAATAG
- the LOC124402586 gene encoding prolargin — translation MKAELGYCSLLLLLLLIIDVWAQQARPRPRPKPPTTRKPPKKEPEPKEPTDFPPVILGPPSSFPDCPRECLCPPSFPNALYCENRNLRKVPIIPSRTHYLYLQNNYIDSVTAQSFNNATELKWINLGNNRIRSIEKQVFEKLPNLLHLYIPRNKLKEVPSNLPASLEQLRLSRNQISKIAPGAFNKMKHLILLDLHHNLISDSNLAKNTFRDLKNLVQLNLAHNILRKMPANIPNSVSQLFLDRNIIEDIPQGYFKDFTNLAFIRLNYNHLTDKGLPKLVFNVSTLLDLHLAHNNLTTVPLFNSHLEHLHLNNNNIETINGTEICPFTVSEDVHDPDSVPRLRYLRLDGNHLTPPIPLDIIMCFRHLHSIVI, via the exons ATGAAGGCTGAGCTGGGATACTGctctctgcttcttcttcttctcctcatcATAGATGTTTGGGCACAACAGGCAAGACCCCGACCTCGACCAAAACCTCCCACCACCAGGAAGCCTCCCAAGAAAGAACCAGAACCCAAGGAGCCCACTGATTTTCCTCCTGTAATCCTTGGTCCACCTTCATCATTCCCAGACTGCCCAAGGGAATGCCTGTGCCCCCCTTCCTTCCCAAATGCTTTGTACTGTGAGAACCGCAACCTCCGCAAGGTCCCGATCATCCCGTCTCGCACCCACTATCTTTACCTACAGAACAACTACATTGATTCAGTGACTGCACAGTCCTTTAACAATGCCACAGAGCTCAAGTGGATAAACCTAGGGAATAACCGCATTCGGTCTATAGAGAAACAGGTGTTTGAAAAGCTTCCGAACCTGTTGCATCTATATATACCGAGGAACAAATTAAAGGAAGTCCCGAGCAATCTGCCTGCTAGCTTGGAGCAACTACGACTCAGCCGTAATCAGATCTCCAAAATCGCTCCTGGAGCTTTCAACAAGATGAAGCACCTTATTCTACTGGACTTGCACCACAACTTGATCAGCGACAGCAACCTGGCCAAGAATACCTTTCGAGATCTTAAGAACCTGGTACAGCTTAACCTGGCTCACAACATCCTGAGGAAGATGCCTGCAAACATACCCAACAGCGTTTCCCAGTTATTCTTGGACAGGAACATCATAGAAGACATTCCCCAGGGCTATTTTAAGGATTTCACGAACCTTGCCTTTATTAGACTAAACTACAACCACTTGACTGACAAGGGCCTCCCAAAGTTGGTCTTCAATGTGAGCACACTGCTGGATTTGCACTTGGCACACAACAATCTGACTACCGTTCCGTTGTTCAACTCCCACCTGGAGCATCTCCACcttaacaacaacaatataGAGA CCATCAATGGAACAGAGATCTGTCCCTTCACGGTAAGTGAGGATGTCCATGATCCAGATAGCGTACCCAGGCTGAGGTACCTGCGGCTGGACGGTAATCACCTGACTCCGCCCATTCCACTGGACATCATTATGTGCTTTAGACATCTCCACTCAATAGTCATATAG